One genomic segment of Peromyscus leucopus breed LL Stock chromosome 23, UCI_PerLeu_2.1, whole genome shotgun sequence includes these proteins:
- the LOC114687364 gene encoding phospholipase A2-like isoform X2, whose translation MKFLLLVALLTGATAHSISRRALTQFNNVIKCIIPGNGLLAEYHDYASYCGFGSSDTTEDDLDPCCETLHNCYGQVMKMESCKSLIDNPYTSAYSFSCSKNKVTCSDKNNPCENFICNCDREAAICFFQNPYYIEYKTVDY comes from the exons atgaaattCCTTCTGCTGGTCGCTCTGCTCACAG GCGCTACTGCACATAGCATCAGCCGTCGGGCTTTGACTCAGTTCAACAATGTGATCAAGTGCATCATCCCTGGGAATGGTCTCTTGGCGGAGTACCACGACTATGCCTCCTACTGTGGCTTTGGGAGCTCAGACACTACAGAGGATGATTTAGACCC atgcTGCGAGACTCTTCACAATTGCTACGGTCAGGTCATGAAGATGGAAAGCTGCAAATCCCTCATAGACAACCCCTACACCAGCGCCTACTCATTCTCATGTTCTAAGAATAAGGTCACCTGCAGTG ACAAAAACAATCCCTGTGAGAACTTCATCTGCAACTGTGACCGTGAGGCCGCCATCTGCTTCTTTCAGAATCCATACTACATTGAATACAAAACGGTTGACTATTAG
- the LOC114687364 gene encoding phospholipase A2-like isoform X1, with amino-acid sequence MKFLLLVALLTAGATAHSISRRALTQFNNVIKCIIPGNGLLAEYHDYASYCGFGSSDTTEDDLDPCCETLHNCYGQVMKMESCKSLIDNPYTSAYSFSCSKNKVTCSDKNNPCENFICNCDREAAICFFQNPYYIEYKTVDY; translated from the exons atgaaattCCTTCTGCTGGTCGCTCTGCTCACAG CAGGCGCTACTGCACATAGCATCAGCCGTCGGGCTTTGACTCAGTTCAACAATGTGATCAAGTGCATCATCCCTGGGAATGGTCTCTTGGCGGAGTACCACGACTATGCCTCCTACTGTGGCTTTGGGAGCTCAGACACTACAGAGGATGATTTAGACCC atgcTGCGAGACTCTTCACAATTGCTACGGTCAGGTCATGAAGATGGAAAGCTGCAAATCCCTCATAGACAACCCCTACACCAGCGCCTACTCATTCTCATGTTCTAAGAATAAGGTCACCTGCAGTG ACAAAAACAATCCCTGTGAGAACTTCATCTGCAACTGTGACCGTGAGGCCGCCATCTGCTTCTTTCAGAATCCATACTACATTGAATACAAAACGGTTGACTATTAG